DNA from Lineus longissimus chromosome 7, tnLinLong1.2, whole genome shotgun sequence:
GCATTATTAGCATAATAGGTATCGGGACTGTTTGTACAATACTGTCTATCGTGTCAAAACCTTGGCTAAAGTATGATTTCAATACCATACAAAAAGAGTTAACAAAAAGCATTTTACACTTGTTTCCAATTATCAGCGATTCCAGTGAGCAAGATGAAACAACAGTAGCGACCCCGCAAAAACAACTCCCCAAAAAGTCCTGTCATGTTGTCCACTCCTTAACACACAAGGGTCCAAGGTCTTCCACTGCGCCAGCATTACCAACTCCATGCCCTCCGTTGGATGACTATCAGCCTGAAAATAGACCAAAAGGCAAATTTACCAATGATAAGAGTGATGTCATTGTTCTCCAAAGAGAACTTTTGGCTTTGAGAAAGAGCGAGCGACACGTGAAATTGAGAAACTCGCTTTGGAGAAAATGAAATTAACACTCGAGATCGATGTattgaatttgaagaaacaGAAGTTAACTACTGATATGCAACATGTTTCGCCTGGGACCAGTCAAAGCGGACAACATAGCTACTacataaataataataataattcccCTTTCGATTATTCTCTTACAAATTTGTAGGAAATGTAGTTTTGGAATATGCTGAAATAAAGAACATTTATAACGCAGAACATTTCTTCTGTCCTACTTGCAAAATGTGTTTACTGGAAGTGATTGTTCACAATGACGTTCCGCGCAGCAGCTCCATTTGCTCTATCTGGAACTACAGCAACATTTTCAGGGTCATCATCAGGTTGTGGCACATCTTCGAAATCTGGCAGTCCTCTGTTAATTGCAATGTTGTGAAGGGCTGCACACACCGCAATTATCTCGCATGATTTCTGTGGGCTGTGTCTTAGTTGACCATGCAGGCAGTTGAACCGTCGTTTCCACTGACCAATTCCTCTCTCAACGAGGCACCTCGTTTTCTTGTGGGACTTGTTATAGCGACGTTGTGCTGCTGTCTCGGGGTTTAAGAATATCGTCATCAACCACGGTCTGACGGGGTATCCACTATCTCCAAGTAAAATTACTTCACCATCCTGACGGACATGATATCTGAAAGTCCACTCTCCCTTAGAATTACTGAATCATGCGTACTTCCGGGCCACTTGGCAACGACATTTATGAATTGATATTGTGCGTCCATCACAACCTGGGTGTTGATCGAATAGTACTTCTTCCAATTGATATACCGCCATTCGTGCTGCGATGGACCTAAAATCCACACGTGAGTTCCATCCACAACGCCCTCAACACCGAGAAAGTTGGCTATGTAGTGAAATTCATCAACAATGTTGGGAATTTCAGCCCGCTCTGGAAACTTAACGAGCCTTGGAAGCAGAGGCAAAAGGGTTTGGGTTACTTGAGAAATAACCCTACACATCGTAGGTTGTGAAATGTGCACTGAGTCCCCAGTAAGTATCTGAAAGGACCCCGTGCCATAAAAGCGTAATGCAGCAAGAACTTTCAGTTCCCTCGGTAGGGCATGGTTCCTCAATGTTTTGGGGTCGAGTTCATCCCCAACGGCATCAATTAGTTCCAAAAGCGTTTGACGGTCGAGTCTATACCTTTGGTAAAGTTCTAGATCGTTGTATGCGTCTAGTGGATGTAGGCGGTCTCGGAAAACTCGTTCTCTTCGAATAGCACGCCGTCTGACAACTTCTTCTTGCACGGCAAGCATTAATGCGGCCATGCTGCTCCAATGTCTCTTGGGGAATGTCCAAAAAGTCTGTGAATTACCAACAGGCTTATACTTAGGACAGCCGAATGGGTGTCTCAGATCTAAGTGCCAATTTGTGCATGATACATTAGGTAAGTAGTATATAGAATTCGACTTAAGCATGATACTTGAGTTAAGTAGGAACCTCAGTATCATACTTTGACCCAAGTATGTTTATGAATACCGGCCCTGACTCCAACGTCTACCCCTAAGTTTTTGGGTTCGACCAATCAAATGGAACAATCCAAATCAAGGCCAGATGGTTTTCACCATGGTATTTAATCGTTTAACGTACCACGTTCTTCGAATGTCCTGCAGCGATATCGGTTAGCCTCCTCAATGGGAACATCATGTAAGTTTGACAAGCACAATACAATGTTACCTAATTATGCAGGATCCATTCagcaaaatttgccaaaatacaCGGGTTATCCATGAGGGACTTCATTGCCACCGGTGGCTGATATGTGCGTAGCAGCCATGCACCTTTCTTGGTGAGGTGGTTAAAATGACAGAACATTCAGGACACAATTATATCAGAATACGTTTACATGGGTTTGGCTGGCGTCTGATTGGCCGTTCATCTCTATCAGAGGAATAAGCAAGATGCTTTCCAAATTCCATTGCTACTCTCTAAAataaccattaattagttgttccaGCCTAAAAATAGAGATCTGAAATTCAAATCGTTCAGAATAACTATTTTGATAGCAGACAACTAATTTTACAGTCGATGCAAAAGGAACTATCAGAAGAGTAAACAAAAAATATTAGATAAATATGTTCGTTAATTTATTTTAAGAGTGGACTAATGCGGTCATCATGTTACGTGAAACATCATACAGGTTATggtttctcaaaaatgtttccTCATAACATTTTCGACATAGTGTGTTGCTCTCTCGACTGTTACAAATGAGAAGTGATTATTTACCCAATATATTTATTACGCTAGTCagttgataatttttttaatttccgtTGTATCCCATTCGTGCATATACCTCTTCATCGTTTATTGACACGAGTTAGTGAAAGAAGGTGAATCGAGAGCGGCAAGTCCGCAATTGTTCATGCGCACATTGATTccaatatgacgtcactgctctctgattggctaatgtgttgtacaGTCTCCGGCTCGCGAAACAGGGGAACTCTTTTCACATGCTTGCCAAACTGAGTTTATTATGAGtgctgttcggcgagcggctctccaaacagtaCAAAAACTTATGCTcattcggcgagcggcttgccaaatgtCCCCAGTCTACAAATTTACCTGCCTAACCTAGAATTGCCGTCAAAGACTCTGCAAAGTACGTTCAGTGGACATCGTATTTTAGTTCCGTGTTAAGGCCCGTGTCCACTGGGTGCGTTATTACGTGCGTTATCATGCAGCGCAGTGCGCATATGTAACGCGTTGCGTAATACGGGCGTAATACTATGTCCATTGGTCCGCATGCCTTCCTTGATCCGTTTGCACAGCAATGGCGACGGACTCTAGCGAATCAGATACCGAAGAGATTTTGCTTCTCTACGCCTTTCATAGGCGCCAGAAGCGAAAAAGGAGACACGATTACTGGGTTCACGATCTTTGGATGGACCGGGAAAAATACGGGGAGTACCACCACCTCATAAAGACCCTCTTCAGCTTTGAAGATAAATTCTTCCAATATTTCCGTATGACAACAGCCCAATTCCATGATCTCCACGACCTCATCAGAGATGATATAAGAAAATTAACAACATCCTTCCGCAAGCCCATTGGTACAGAAGAACAACTATCTATTTGTCTAAGGTAACCTATAATAACCTATGATAATTGTACTTCTATACTAGGCCCAAACTATTAATGAAATGATGGATTCCATATTTTGCTACTTTCTTGGTTATTGTGAGGCGCACTGGCTGATGACAAAGAATGGTTGGAGAATTGAACTCTAGTCGGATTGATTGATGGCAAAGACAAATAATCGTCATCAAAATAAACGCCACTATTAAAACCAGTGCCACAGCCAACAGTAGAGAGAGACTGACGAAGAAAATTACTAGTACTGTtacttaaggaattaataccgagctggcggtcattggttgtataatcaagaccgctcgggtagaccgaaaatgcagtccaaaacccgaggcgcttcgccgagggttttggacgtaatttgaggtctacccgagcggtcttgattatacaaccaatgaccgacagcgaggtattaatttctattctaaaaggtttcaaaattaaacaaattaaatacgatttgaaaggtatatatgttccgttttcgtcaaagaatgatccagcctggtgtccggaattccgccatattgttgcttgtgaagatgacgtcacgcagcaagggaattcccagtctgctagctcgatttctaccatttcctcgtctttgacctcttctgaatcctgactgacgacctcgaaagagtcctcgggtatcctccctacttcacaaatcccaatatatcagggaatacttcaaaatctcgtgttcttgacattgttttgtggggctgagtcgttgcttcttggtgaaaataattcgtctgctaaaattcagaattttatacctacccaggcggtcattggttacgataccaagaccgctccgatcaaaacgaggcgtaatgtattttgtatttgaaacaatgatatactgtgactaaggccttttagaattggAGGCCTAGTATCTGATACATTGCTGGAAAACCTGACAGTATCATCAATTCCGATATCCCTGCGTTCAGATGGACTTTGTGAGGCATTTGCATACATATACTTCATTTCCAATTCATGAACCATGCCATGAatcttgaatttcaattcaGAGTGTGCGAGTGATGGGAGCTTATTGATGGTGGATGACATTGATCGCATAAAAATATCAGTATCTGTTTCCTTTTCTACAGGGGCAGTATCGAGTTCAATTTGTTTGCGTACAAGAGCTTTCTTAGTTTTTAATTGCAGGAAGTCAGTCATGGCTTCCTCAAACACTTGAGTCGTTTTGGCATTCTTCCGCTTCTGGCCGGGTTTCGATGCAATTGAACTGGTTGGTTTATCATAATGTTCATCAGTGGGTTTTAGCTTCAACAGGGGTAGAGCTGTTATCCCCTCGTCCGATGATTCAGCCTCCTTTCCGGTGTCACGTGACATACATGAATAGTCTTCTTCATCTTGATCTCCAATAGGCCTGCGGTCATCACGCGTATAATCTTGGTCTTGGCTTGATATGTTAGACGCAGTTCTGGAAAAAAGTATCATTTTTAGTTGGGATTGCTTGTGCGCTTGGCGCTGTTTCATGAACACTTCAACAGCATTTTCTAAGTACAGTATTgacagatttaaaaaaaaaaccagATAGATTGCTTACTTTCTCTCCAGCAGAAATGGAATCAGAAATGCCATTATCCCAGCAAATTTGTATGGAATAGACGACCGTGCCGCTTGCCCACTTTTCGTTTGGTTTGCGTTCCTGTTCCTCTGCAGATTGTCTCGAGCTGTTCTCCATCTTTGTTTTGCTTCTTTCTCTGAAAGTAAGAACATTTATTACAATTTTTCTTGCTTTTCTCTGCAGGTTCTTGGCAACAGGCGACTCGTACACCACAATCTCATTCAGCTTCAGAGTTGGAATCAAGACGGTTTCGCGAATCGTGAATGAGACGTGTGAAGCAATTTGGAATCGTCTGCAGCCTATTTTCATGCCGCAACCCACACTTCAGCAATGGGAGGATATTGCAGCAGGTTTCTGGTCCAAATGGCAATTTCCCAACTGCATTGGCGCCATTGACGGGAAACACGTCCTAATATTCGCACCAAAGAATTCAGGAACGAAGTTCTTCAAGTACAAGAAGACATTTTCCGTCGATTTACTGGCTCTGGTGGACCACCGATATTGCTTCGTCGCGGTCGACATAGGTTCGTTTGGTTCGAATAGTGATGGGGGCATTTTCAAAAACAGCGCGTTTGGGGAGAAACTGGCACACGGAGAACTGGACATTCCAGAGGACAAGGTTCTCCCAGGTGGTGAAGAACTGGGCATCCCTCCTGTTCCACACGTGATAGTGGGTGATGAAGCCTTTCCTGCCCAAGAGCATCTCGTTCGCCCGTTTCCAGGAAAGAACCTATCGTAGCAGGAAAGGGTCTTTAACTACCGCCTCTCCCGCGCCAGAAGAATCTCGGAGAACACCTTCGGCATTCTTGCAAATCGTTGGAGGCTGTATCACCGGAAAATACCCCTTCAACCGGAAAACGTGGATGGAGTGATGAAGGCAACATGTGCGCTCCACAATATGCTCCAGATGAGAGGCATCCCAGTTCCTCCACCCCAACGACAAGTGAAAGCAAGTGGTACCAGGCCACTGGGTGAGGGAGAAGAGGTAGAGGATGAAGACATCCATGATGGTATCCTGAGGAGACTAGGAAAACTGAAGGGAAGACCACCTCTGGATCGGCTGGCAGTTCGCGCGGCATTCAAGAAGTACTTTGTCTCAGGTATCGGGTCTGTACCCTGGCAGTATGACAATCTCATGGCCATTGCAAAGTAAATGTTCATTATACTCTAGCCTCGTCTGTTTATGGGTACTTTCAAGTTATGCAGGTAGGCCTCCAGGCCCAGCCCCTGCCGGTGTCATTCAGGTATGGAACTATTCTCGGCCATTGATGTGCATTCAACTGGCGCTGACCAAGGCATTTGTGGCAAGCGCTGGCCCTGTCATCATTCGCGATTTTTTTATACAGCGTGcgccagaaataatgaatcatTGTACTGTGAACTTGGGGCTCTATAGTCAAATTCATCAGTATTCTTCAACAATGAAGAGGACTTTAAAGACCTAATTTTCGGTAGCTTCCGAAGGGTCCTGCACGGTCCTGCCGACCGCTGAGCATCCAAGATGAGACGATCGTCTGCGGTGCAAAGAAGAGCATTGCGCGGTTTTGCGGGTCATTCCGTTCATCATTTCGTTATGTGAGAACGTTACGTGACAAATTATTGACCTGGCCCGGCGGACGCGATgatcctgtcagtttctgttaGGACGAACTTGTCACATTTTCTTCCCCAGACGGTCATGGCCATCCAGTCACCATAAAACTGGGGGCCTATCTCCCTAATGTCACAAATTTGAAGATGGATCGTCAAGAACAAGAACCTCTGCCAAAACGACGCAGAAGTTATACTGTCACCGAGAAGATCTCCTATTTAAGGGATTTGGAAGCAGTGACTGTCGTAAAGTTCACTTAGGTGACACTTACGTGTCACGTAAGAGTCACGTAAGAAAGAGATACGTTTATTCACGTATGTAAAGTTAAGTGAGCTGTATACTGGTAATAATGAAATGTGCGCATGCAGGTTTAcgtaatgtaggcctatggtgATCATTTCTCCTCGGGCCCTATTCACGGAGAGGCCTATAAAATAGCGTGTCGCAGAAGGGTTTGCCCACATCAAGCTTTATCACACGCAGTCATGACGGAAGAAAAGGGACCAAGAAAAACGAATTTTACTCAGAGAGAAATCGAAAGGTTGGTGAACCTGGTGGCAGCAAATTTTAAAACCATCAGCAATAAATTTGGCGATGCCATAACACACAAAGCCAAAACCGACACGTTGATGGGAATTGCAGACAAAGTTAATGCAATTTCACCGTGCCACCGCTCCCTCCGTGGGGTGCAAAAAAGTGGGCAGACTTGAAACTGCAGGCAAAGAAAAAGGCGGCCAAGCTACGAAAAAGGTTTCAAGCTACTGGGAACATGTCCTCCGACAAtggtgacgacgacgatgacgatgatgtaacTCATTCAACTGAAATAGAGGAACGGATAGTCGGGCTTCTTGGGATCGAGCTTATCAATGGAATTGATGGTGGCA
Protein-coding regions in this window:
- the LOC135491117 gene encoding uncharacterized protein LOC135491117; protein product: MATDSSESDTEEILLLYAFHRRQKRKRRHDYWVHDLWMDREKYGEYHHLIKTLFSFEDKFFQYFRMTTAQFHDLHDLIRDDIRKLTTSFRKPIGTEEQLSICLRFLATGDSYTTISFSFRVGIKTVSRIVNETCEAIWNRLQPIFMPQPTLQQWEDIAAGFWSKWQFPNCIGAIDGKHVLIFAPKNSGTKFFKYKKTFSVDLLALVDHRYCFVAVDIGSFGSNSDGGIFKNSAFGEKLAHGELDIPEDKVLPGGEELGIPPVPHVIVGDEAFPAQEHLVRPFPGKNLS